From Pseudomonas sp. B21-028, one genomic window encodes:
- the cobU gene encoding bifunctional adenosylcobinamide kinase/adenosylcobinamide-phosphate guanylyltransferase, producing the protein MLQLILGGARSGKSRLAEKLAADTRLPVTYIATSQPLDGEMNQRVALHRARRPAEWALVEEPLALARALRDNAAPGHCLLVDCLTLWLTNLLMLDDARQLGTERDALLDCVAALPGEIIFVSNETGMGVVPLGELTRRYVDEAGWLHQALAERCQRVVLTVAGLPLTLKGTAL; encoded by the coding sequence ATGCTCCAACTGATTCTCGGCGGCGCCCGCTCCGGCAAGAGTCGCCTGGCTGAAAAACTCGCGGCGGACACTCGCTTGCCGGTGACCTACATCGCCACCAGCCAACCCCTGGATGGCGAGATGAACCAGCGTGTCGCCCTGCATCGCGCCCGTCGTCCGGCCGAATGGGCGCTGGTGGAAGAGCCGCTGGCCCTGGCCCGGGCGTTGCGGGACAACGCCGCACCGGGACACTGCCTGCTGGTGGATTGCCTGACCCTGTGGCTGACCAACCTGCTGATGCTCGATGACGCCCGACAACTGGGTACGGAGCGCGACGCACTGCTGGACTGCGTGGCCGCACTGCCCGGTGAAATCATTTTTGTCAGCAACGAGACCGGCATGGGTGTCGTGCCGCTGGGCGAGCTGACTCGCCGTTATGTCGATGAAGCCGGTTGGCTGCATCAAGCCTTGGCCGAGCGTTGTCAGCGTGTTGTGCTGACCGTTGCCGGCCTGCCCCTGACTCTCAAAGGTACTGCGTTATGA
- the cobT gene encoding nicotinate-nucleotide--dimethylbenzimidazole phosphoribosyltransferase translates to MNHRWWLDPCKPLDTQALEQAAARQQQLTKPAGSLGRLESVAVQLAGLQGQVKPSLDRLWIAIFAGDHGVVAEGVSAFPQEVTGQMLLNFVSGGAAISVLARQLGAGLEVVDLGTVTPSLDLPGVRHLHVGPGTANFVQGPAMTLTQGEQALQAGRDSVARAIASGTQLFIGGEMGIGNTTAASALACALLDCPVAHLVGPGTGLDAAGVSHKAQVIERALTLHRAQSSDPLQTLFNLGGFEIAALVGAYLACAQQGVAVLVDGFICSVAALVAVRLNPGCRPWLLFGHRGAEPGHRHVLETLGAEPLLDLGLRLGEGSGAALAVPLLRLACELHGQMATFAEAAVADRPA, encoded by the coding sequence ATGAATCACCGCTGGTGGCTGGACCCGTGCAAGCCCCTCGATACCCAGGCCCTGGAACAGGCCGCGGCCCGTCAGCAACAACTGACCAAGCCGGCCGGCTCCCTGGGACGGCTCGAATCGGTGGCGGTGCAGCTGGCAGGCCTGCAAGGGCAGGTCAAGCCAAGCCTGGATCGACTGTGGATCGCGATTTTTGCCGGCGACCATGGGGTGGTGGCGGAGGGTGTGTCGGCCTTTCCCCAGGAAGTTACTGGGCAGATGCTGCTCAACTTCGTCAGCGGCGGCGCGGCCATCAGCGTTCTGGCGCGGCAATTGGGGGCGGGGTTGGAGGTCGTGGACCTGGGGACCGTGACGCCGTCGCTGGATCTGCCCGGTGTGCGGCATCTGCATGTCGGGCCCGGCACGGCGAATTTCGTCCAGGGCCCGGCGATGACCTTGACCCAAGGCGAGCAGGCCTTGCAAGCCGGGCGCGACAGTGTTGCCCGTGCGATTGCCAGCGGCACGCAGTTGTTCATCGGTGGCGAGATGGGGATCGGCAACACCACGGCGGCCAGTGCCCTGGCCTGCGCCTTGCTCGACTGCCCGGTGGCTCATCTGGTCGGGCCGGGTACGGGGTTGGACGCGGCGGGTGTCAGCCACAAAGCGCAAGTGATCGAACGTGCCCTGACGCTGCATCGAGCCCAGAGCAGCGATCCCTTGCAGACGCTGTTCAACCTGGGTGGATTTGAAATCGCCGCGCTGGTCGGTGCTTACCTGGCCTGCGCGCAGCAAGGGGTCGCGGTGCTGGTGGACGGCTTTATCTGCAGCGTCGCGGCATTGGTCGCGGTGCGCCTCAATCCCGGGTGCCGGCCATGGCTGCTGTTCGGCCATCGCGGCGCCGAACCGGGGCATCGCCACGTTCTGGAAACCCTCGGCGCCGAGCCGCTGCTCGACCTGGGCCTGCGCCTGGGCGAGGGCAGTGGCGCCGCGCTGGCCGTACCGCTGTTGCGCCTGGCCTGTGAGCTGCACGGGCAAATGGCGACGTTTGCCGAAGCGGCCGTGGCGGATCGCCCGGCATGA